A genomic segment from Dendropsophus ebraccatus isolate aDenEbr1 chromosome 7, aDenEbr1.pat, whole genome shotgun sequence encodes:
- the HPF1 gene encoding histone PARylation factor 1 isoform X1: MTSRKTGASRQKSDMAGGGKRAPQAGQQNSDTVTEDVKKRRSNQEDVPVSLRQEVESLYKLTMPEDFYQFWTFCAEINRDEPCSALKSSLGLQLVGPYDILSGKHKAAKKTSDLNYNLHWRFFYDPPEFQTIIVGDSKTQHHIGYYRDSPEELPVFLGSNDAVKGCLITPSGDNVFSAVKQFAVKKLKEISDKKTVNMVKDLVEKLSAAANNLGYSLEQKSASMKRRDKKVVTKSFHGAGLVVPVDKKNDVGYRELPETDGNLKKICKAIVEASDDEKRMKAFAPVQEMITFVQFANDECDYGMGYELGIDLFCYGSHYFHKVAGQLLPLAYRLLKRDLFAEIIESHLANRSRENVNQLDT, translated from the exons ATGACGTCAAGAAAAACAGGCGCGTCAAGGCAAAAGTCTGACATGGCGGGAGGCGGGAAAAGAGCACCGCAAGCCGGGCAACAG AATAGTGATACAGTAACAGAAGATGTTAAGAAGAGACGCTCCAACCAGGAAGATGTACCGGTCAGCTTGCGACAGGAGGTGGAATCCTTATATAAGCTTACTATGCCAGAGGACTTCTATCAATTCTGGACATTTTGTGCAGAGATCAATCGGGATGAACCTTGCA GTGCACTGAAATCCAGCCTTGGCCTTCAGCTTGTTGGGCCATATGATATTCTTTCCGGCAAACACAAAGCGGCTAAGAAAACTTCTGACTTGAATTACAATTTGCATTGGAGATTCTTCTATGATCCCCCTGAATTCCAGACTATCATTGTAGGGGACAGCAAGACACAACATCACATTGGATATTACAG AGACTCTCCAGAAGAATTGCCTGTGTTCCTGGGCTCTAATGATGCTGTTAAAGGATGTCTCATCACTCCATCTGGGGACAATGTATTTTCTGCTGTCAA ACAGTTTGCAGTGAAGAAGCTGAAAGAAATTTCTGACAAAAAGACAGTGAATATGGTGAAAGACTTGGTGgagaaactatcagcagcagCAAATAATCTGGGGTACTCGCTGGAGCAAAAGTCTGCCTCCATGAAGCGGAGAGACAAGAAA GTAGTGACAAAGTCATTCCATGGCGCAGGACTGGTTGTTCCTGTTGATAAGAAGAATGATGTAGGATACAGAGAACTGCCTGAAACTGATG GAAACTTAAAAAAGATTTGTAAAGCTATAGTAGAAGCCTCAGATGATGAGAAAAGAATGAAAGCTTTTGCTCCAGTTCAGGAAATGATCACATTTGTTCAGTTTGCAAATGATGAGTGTGATTACGGTATGGGATATGAGCTAGGAATCGACCTGTTTTGTTACGGATCACAT TACTTTCATAAAGTTGCTGGCCAACTTTTGCCTCTTGCATACCGACTTCTGAAACGGGATTTATTTGCAGAAATAATTGAATCTCATCTGGCAAACCGAAGCAGGGAGAATGTCAACCAGCTAGACACTTAA
- the HPF1 gene encoding histone PARylation factor 1 isoform X2, whose translation MPEDFYQFWTFCAEINRDEPCSALKSSLGLQLVGPYDILSGKHKAAKKTSDLNYNLHWRFFYDPPEFQTIIVGDSKTQHHIGYYRDSPEELPVFLGSNDAVKGCLITPSGDNVFSAVKQFAVKKLKEISDKKTVNMVKDLVEKLSAAANNLGYSLEQKSASMKRRDKKVVTKSFHGAGLVVPVDKKNDVGYRELPETDGNLKKICKAIVEASDDEKRMKAFAPVQEMITFVQFANDECDYGMGYELGIDLFCYGSHYFHKVAGQLLPLAYRLLKRDLFAEIIESHLANRSRENVNQLDT comes from the exons ATGCCAGAGGACTTCTATCAATTCTGGACATTTTGTGCAGAGATCAATCGGGATGAACCTTGCA GTGCACTGAAATCCAGCCTTGGCCTTCAGCTTGTTGGGCCATATGATATTCTTTCCGGCAAACACAAAGCGGCTAAGAAAACTTCTGACTTGAATTACAATTTGCATTGGAGATTCTTCTATGATCCCCCTGAATTCCAGACTATCATTGTAGGGGACAGCAAGACACAACATCACATTGGATATTACAG AGACTCTCCAGAAGAATTGCCTGTGTTCCTGGGCTCTAATGATGCTGTTAAAGGATGTCTCATCACTCCATCTGGGGACAATGTATTTTCTGCTGTCAA ACAGTTTGCAGTGAAGAAGCTGAAAGAAATTTCTGACAAAAAGACAGTGAATATGGTGAAAGACTTGGTGgagaaactatcagcagcagCAAATAATCTGGGGTACTCGCTGGAGCAAAAGTCTGCCTCCATGAAGCGGAGAGACAAGAAA GTAGTGACAAAGTCATTCCATGGCGCAGGACTGGTTGTTCCTGTTGATAAGAAGAATGATGTAGGATACAGAGAACTGCCTGAAACTGATG GAAACTTAAAAAAGATTTGTAAAGCTATAGTAGAAGCCTCAGATGATGAGAAAAGAATGAAAGCTTTTGCTCCAGTTCAGGAAATGATCACATTTGTTCAGTTTGCAAATGATGAGTGTGATTACGGTATGGGATATGAGCTAGGAATCGACCTGTTTTGTTACGGATCACAT TACTTTCATAAAGTTGCTGGCCAACTTTTGCCTCTTGCATACCGACTTCTGAAACGGGATTTATTTGCAGAAATAATTGAATCTCATCTGGCAAACCGAAGCAGGGAGAATGTCAACCAGCTAGACACTTAA